From a region of the Solanum stenotomum isolate F172 chromosome 2, ASM1918654v1, whole genome shotgun sequence genome:
- the LOC125854477 gene encoding uncharacterized protein LOC125854477 isoform X6 translates to MAQGVQLHLQDNRHVVMDNGILKVTISVPDGIVTGIRYNGVNNLLEARNPEENRGYWDVVWSSTGTTSKFERLKCTNYKVILKTKDQIELSFSRKWDVSLQNKLIPLNIDKRFIMLKGSSGFYSYAIYEHLEGWPDFHLDETRIAFKLRKDKFHYMAMADNRRRYMPLPDDRLPPRGQRLAYPEAVLLVDPIESEFKGEVDDKYQYSCDNKDNKIHGWISMDPPVGFWQITPSDEFRSGGPVKQSLTSHVGPTNLATFLSPHYAGADLIPKFAQGEAWKKVFGPVFLYVNSVKKGEDPVALWDDAKIQMQHEVQSWPYSFPASKDFPSANQRGNVSGRLLVQDKYTSDGRIPANGAYVGLARPGEAGSWQRECKGYQFWAKSDNNGYFSINNIRCGDYNLYAWVPGFIGDYVYGTPISITSGCKINVHEIVYQPPRDGPTLWEIGIPDRSAAEYFVPEPNPKFINKVFVNHPDRFRQYGLWDRYSELYPTDDLVYVIGKSDYRKDWFFAQVPRRKEDGTYQGTTWQIRFKLDSVNQGGTYKLRIAIASATLAEVQVRVNNPSTNRPLFTTGLFGRDNSIARHGIHGLYWLFNIDIQGNLLVQGDNTIYLGQPRHQSPFQGIMYDYIRLEAPPN, encoded by the exons ATGGCACAAGGAGTACAGCTTCACCTTCAGGACAATCGCCAT GTGGTGATGGATAATGGCATTCTCAAAGTGACTATATCAGTACCAGATGGAATTGTAACTGGAATCAGATACAATGGCGTCAACAATTTGCTCGAGGCTCGAAATCCTGAAGAAAACAGAGG ATACTGGGACGTTGTCTGGAGCTCGACAGGAACtacttcaaaatttgaaag GCTCAAATGCACAAACTATAAGGTCATTTTGAAAACGAAGGATCAAATAGAGCTGTCCTTCTCAAGGAAATGGGATGTGTCGCTTCAGAACAAACTTATTCCCCTGAACATAGACAAAAG GTTTATAATGCTTAAAGGTTCCTCAGGATTCTATTCTTATGCAATTTATGAACATTTAGAGGGATGGCCTGATTTCCACCTTGATGAGACTAGGATTGCGTTCAAGCTCAGAAAAGACAA GTTTCATTATATGGCCATGGCAGATAACAGGCGAAGATATATGCCTTTACCTGATGACAGGTTACCACCTAGAGGACAACGACTTGCTTATCCAGAAGCAGTCCTACTTGTTGATCCTATCGAGTCTGAGTTCAAAGGTGAG GTCGATGATAAATACCAGTACTCGTGTGATAATAAAGACAACAAGATCCACGGCTGGATATCTATGGATCCACCTGTGGGATTCTGGCAAATTACACCGAGTGATGAATTTCGATCTGGTGGACCTGTCAAACAGAGCCTTACATCCCATGTCGGTCCAACTAATCTAGCT ACATTTCTAAGTCCTCATTACGCTGGGGCTGATCTAATACCAAAGTTTGCACAAGGTGAAGCCTGGAAGAAAGTTTTTGGCCCCGTGTTTTTATATGTTAATTCTGTTAAGAAAGGAGAAGATCCTGTTGCTCTATGGGATGATGCCAAGATACAG ATGCAGCATGAAGTTCAAAGTTGGCCTTACAGTTTTCCAGCCTCAAAAGATTTTCCATCAGCAAATCAAAGGGGCAATGTTAGTGGTAGACTTTTGGTTCAAGACAA GTACACGAGTGATGGTCGTATACCTGCAAATGGCGCGTATGTTGGGCTTGCTCGACCAGGAGAAGCTGGTTCCTGGCAAAGAGAATGCAAG GGCTACCAATTTTGGGCTAAATCAGACAACAATGGATACTTTTCTATAAACAATATACGTTGCGGTGACTACAATCTTTATGCATGGGTCCCTGGATTCATTGGGGACTATGTATATGGGACTCCCATTTCCATAACTTCAG GTTGTAAAATTAATGTGCACGAAATCGTATATCAGCCTCCAAGAGATGGCCCTACATTATGGGAAATAGGCATTCCTGATCGTAGTGCTGCAGAATATTTTGTTCCTGAACCCAACCCGAAATTTATCAACAAGGTTTTCGTCAATCATCCTGACAG GTTTAGGCAATATGGATTGTGGGATAGGTACTCCGAGTTATATCCAACGGATGACCTTGTGTATGTAATTGGAAAAAGTGATTATAGAAAAGACTGGTTTTTTGCTCAGGTTCCAAG GAGAAAAGAGGATGGCACGTATCAAGGAACGACATGGCAAATCAGATTTAAACTTGATTCAGTCAATCAAGGAGGAACATATAAATTGCGCATTGCAATTGCATCTGCAACTTTAGCTGAAGTGCAG GTTCGTGTGAATAATCCTAGCACAAACCGACCTCTATTTACAACCGGATTGTTTGGAAGAGATAACTCAATTGCTAGGCATGGCATTCATGGATTATATTGGCTGTTCAATATAGACATACAGGGAAATCTTCTAGTGCAAGGGGACAACACCATTTACTTAGGCCAACCAAGACATCAAAGTCCTTTCCAGGGGATTATGTATGACTATATTCGTCTTGAAGCTCCACCAAACTAA